In Serratia marcescens subsp. marcescens ATCC 13880, a single genomic region encodes these proteins:
- the soxR gene encoding redox-sensitive transcriptional activator SoxR, producing the protein MARNEPINTYRLLTVGEVAKRSGVAVSALHFYESKGLIQATRNAGNQRRYTPVVLRYIAVIKIAQSAGIPLEEIRATLGRFPSGSKLTSEQWGLLSSAWRKTLDERIQRLTVLRDHLDSCIGCGCLSLADCPLRNPNDILGQQGAGAHIFEHPTEHR; encoded by the coding sequence ATGGCAAGAAATGAACCGATTAACACCTATCGGCTATTGACCGTTGGAGAAGTGGCGAAGCGCAGCGGCGTAGCGGTATCCGCGTTGCACTTTTACGAAAGCAAGGGGCTGATTCAGGCAACGCGCAACGCCGGTAACCAGCGCCGCTACACGCCGGTGGTGTTGCGCTACATCGCGGTGATCAAGATCGCGCAAAGCGCGGGCATTCCACTGGAGGAGATCCGCGCCACGCTGGGCCGCTTTCCCAGCGGCAGCAAACTGACCTCAGAACAATGGGGGCTTTTGTCCTCCGCCTGGCGCAAAACGCTGGATGAACGTATTCAACGGCTAACGGTGCTGCGCGACCATCTCGACAGCTGCATCGGCTGCGGCTGCCTGTCGCTCGCCGACTGCCCGCTGCGCAACCCAAACGATATTTTGGGCCAACAGGGCGCCGGCGCGCATATTTTCGAACACCCGACGGAACACCGGTGA
- a CDS encoding efflux RND transporter periplasmic adaptor subunit, producing the protein MMKRYLIIAALLAALAVAAVAMRSTARQSEGAPAYPPVKVALAPALREQAARSYAGVGELEAASQVEVAAETSGRITRILFESGQTVRQGQLLVQLNDAVEQAELVRLQAQLRNADLLLARMRKLMNLNATARQQLDDALAERDMAFGAVQETQAKIAQKAIRAPFSGTIGIRRVHEGQYLNAAEAVANLVDADTLRVNFSLDEQSSAGLALGQAVSVQVGAYPERAFPAAITAIDPMIGKSRTVQVQATLANRQGLLRAGMYAGIRVTQQQRVAVLTVPETALTYTAYGDTVFLAQQGEKGMTVKRASVTVGERNDGRVEIVSGLQEGDRVVTSGQLKLSDGMAAEPVAQDTLNAAPAGS; encoded by the coding sequence ATGATGAAACGATACCTCATTATTGCCGCGCTGCTGGCGGCGCTCGCCGTCGCTGCGGTAGCGATGCGATCCACCGCGCGGCAAAGCGAAGGCGCGCCGGCCTATCCGCCGGTGAAAGTGGCGCTGGCGCCCGCACTGCGTGAACAGGCGGCGCGCAGTTACGCCGGCGTGGGCGAGCTGGAGGCGGCCAGCCAGGTGGAAGTGGCGGCAGAGACCAGCGGCCGCATCACGCGCATCCTGTTCGAATCCGGCCAAACGGTGCGGCAGGGGCAACTGCTGGTGCAGCTCAACGATGCGGTCGAGCAGGCTGAGCTGGTGCGCCTGCAGGCGCAATTGCGCAATGCCGATCTGCTGTTGGCGCGCATGCGCAAGCTGATGAACCTCAACGCCACCGCGCGACAACAGCTGGACGATGCGCTGGCCGAACGGGATATGGCGTTCGGGGCGGTGCAGGAAACGCAGGCCAAAATCGCACAAAAGGCGATCCGCGCGCCGTTCTCCGGCACCATCGGCATTCGCCGCGTGCATGAAGGGCAATACCTCAACGCCGCCGAGGCGGTGGCGAACCTGGTGGACGCCGATACGCTGCGCGTCAACTTCTCGCTGGACGAACAAAGCAGCGCCGGGCTGGCGTTGGGGCAGGCGGTGTCGGTGCAGGTCGGGGCCTATCCCGAGCGCGCTTTCCCCGCCGCCATTACCGCTATCGACCCGATGATCGGCAAATCCCGCACCGTGCAGGTGCAGGCGACGTTGGCCAACCGTCAAGGATTGCTGAGAGCCGGTATGTACGCGGGCATTCGCGTCACGCAGCAACAGCGCGTGGCGGTGCTGACGGTGCCGGAAACGGCGCTGACCTATACGGCGTACGGCGATACCGTGTTTCTGGCCCAGCAGGGTGAAAAGGGCATGACGGTCAAGCGCGCCTCGGTCACCGTGGGTGAGCGCAACGACGGGCGCGTCGAGATAGTCAGCGGCCTGCAGGAAGGCGATCGGGTGGTGACTTCGGGCCAGCTCAAGCTGAGCGACGGCATGGCGGCCGAGCCGGTGGCGCAGGATACCCTGAACGCCGCTCCGGCCGGTTCCTGA
- a CDS encoding MexW/MexI family multidrug efflux RND transporter permease subunit, which translates to MTFTDLFVRRPVLALVVSTLILLFGALALSKLPIRQYPLLENSTITISTDYPGASSELMQGFVTQPIAQAVSSVEGVDYLSSSSVQGRSVVTVRMALNRDSTQALTEVMAKVNQVRYKLPEQAYDPVIERSSGEATAVAYVGFSSKTLSTPALSEYLTRVVEPMFTTIDGVAKVEVFGGQKMAMRLWLDSDRLAGRGLTAADVADAVRRNNYQAAPGKVKGQYVVANVRVNTDLTSVEEFRNLVVRNDGNGLVRLKDVGTVELGAAATETSALMDGEPAVFLGVFPTPTGNPLVIVDGIRHLMPAIDKMQPPGVKMALAFETARFIQASIDEVVHTLLEALAIVVAVIYLCLGSLRTVLIPVVTIPLSILGAAGLMLAFGFSVNLLTLLAMVLAIGLVVDDAIVVVENVHRHIEEGKTPLAAAMIGAREVAGPVIAMTLTLAAVYAPIGLMGGLTGALFREFALTLAGAVVVSGVVALTLSPVMSSLLLPAKQSEGRVAHAAEWFFGGLTRRYARALDFSLHHRWVTGMLALLVMISLPLLYLMPQRELAPTEDQAIVLTAIKAPQHANLNYVERFAYKLDEVYNRMPETESRWIINGSDGTASGIGGINLTLWQARQRSASAVQADLQRAVNDVEGTSIFAFQLPALPGSTGGLPVQMVLRTPQDYPQLYRTLEEVKQNARNSGLFMVVDSDLDYNNPLAEVRIDRAKANSLGIRMSDIGESLAVLVGENYLNRFGMDGRAYDVIPQSLREQRLTPQALARQYVRTQDNTLVPLSTVVSVAVKVEPNKLTQFNQQNAATLQAIPAPGVSMGEAVAFLERQANALPAEFSHDWQGDSRQYTQEGSALAFAFLAALVIIYLVLAAQYESLKDPLIILITVPLSICGALLPLALGYATMNIYTQVGLVTLIGLISKHGILMVEFANELQMHQGLTRRGAILQAAQIRLRPVLMTTGAMVFGLIPLLFASGAGAASRFGLGLVIVSGMLVGTLFTLFVLPTVYTLLARDHAVASPRQRELAAAQKALTE; encoded by the coding sequence ATGACATTTACCGATCTGTTCGTGCGCCGGCCGGTGCTGGCGCTGGTGGTCAGCACCCTGATCCTGCTGTTCGGCGCGCTGGCGCTCAGCAAACTGCCGATCCGCCAATACCCGCTGCTGGAAAACTCTACCATCACCATCAGCACCGACTATCCCGGCGCGTCGTCCGAGCTGATGCAGGGCTTTGTCACGCAGCCGATCGCCCAGGCAGTGTCCTCCGTCGAGGGCGTTGACTACCTTTCTTCCTCCTCGGTGCAGGGGCGCAGCGTGGTGACGGTGCGCATGGCGCTGAACCGCGACTCCACCCAGGCGCTGACCGAAGTGATGGCCAAGGTCAACCAGGTGCGCTATAAGCTGCCGGAACAGGCTTACGATCCGGTGATTGAGCGCTCATCCGGTGAAGCCACCGCTGTGGCCTATGTCGGTTTCTCCAGTAAAACGCTGTCCACACCGGCGCTGAGCGAATACCTGACGCGGGTGGTGGAGCCGATGTTCACCACCATCGACGGCGTCGCCAAGGTGGAAGTGTTTGGCGGGCAAAAAATGGCGATGCGCCTGTGGCTGGACAGCGATCGGCTGGCCGGCCGCGGCCTGACCGCTGCCGATGTGGCCGACGCGGTGCGGCGCAACAACTACCAGGCGGCGCCGGGCAAGGTAAAAGGGCAGTACGTGGTTGCCAACGTGCGGGTGAATACCGATCTCACCAGCGTGGAAGAGTTCCGCAATCTGGTGGTGCGCAATGACGGCAACGGTCTGGTGCGCCTGAAAGACGTCGGCACCGTGGAGCTGGGCGCCGCAGCTACGGAAACCAGCGCCTTGATGGATGGCGAACCGGCGGTGTTCCTCGGCGTCTTCCCTACGCCGACCGGCAACCCGCTGGTGATCGTCGACGGCATTCGCCACCTGATGCCGGCGATCGACAAGATGCAGCCGCCGGGCGTGAAGATGGCGCTGGCGTTCGAAACCGCGCGCTTTATTCAGGCCTCGATCGATGAAGTGGTGCATACCCTGCTCGAAGCGCTGGCGATCGTGGTGGCGGTGATCTACCTGTGTCTGGGGTCTCTGCGCACCGTGTTGATCCCGGTGGTGACCATTCCGCTGTCGATACTTGGCGCTGCCGGGCTGATGTTGGCCTTTGGCTTCAGCGTCAATTTGCTGACGCTGCTGGCGATGGTCCTGGCGATCGGTTTGGTGGTGGACGACGCCATCGTGGTGGTGGAGAACGTACATCGCCATATCGAAGAGGGGAAAACGCCGCTGGCGGCGGCGATGATCGGCGCACGTGAGGTGGCCGGGCCAGTGATCGCCATGACTCTGACGCTGGCCGCGGTCTATGCGCCGATCGGCCTGATGGGCGGGCTGACCGGCGCGCTGTTTCGCGAATTCGCACTGACGCTGGCCGGGGCGGTAGTGGTGTCCGGCGTGGTGGCGCTGACGCTGTCGCCGGTGATGAGCTCGCTCCTGCTGCCGGCCAAACAGAGCGAAGGGCGCGTGGCGCACGCCGCCGAGTGGTTCTTCGGCGGCCTGACGCGGCGCTATGCGCGCGCGCTGGATTTCTCGCTGCACCACCGTTGGGTGACCGGCATGCTGGCGTTGCTGGTGATGATCAGTCTGCCGCTATTGTACCTGATGCCGCAGCGCGAGCTGGCGCCGACCGAGGATCAGGCCATCGTACTGACCGCCATCAAGGCGCCGCAGCACGCCAACCTGAACTATGTCGAACGCTTTGCCTACAAGCTGGATGAGGTTTACAACCGCATGCCGGAAACCGAAAGCCGCTGGATCATCAACGGCAGCGACGGCACGGCGTCCGGCATCGGCGGCATCAACCTGACGCTGTGGCAGGCGCGCCAGCGCTCGGCGTCGGCGGTGCAGGCCGACCTGCAACGGGCGGTGAACGATGTTGAAGGCACCAGCATTTTCGCCTTCCAGCTGCCCGCCTTGCCAGGCTCCACCGGGGGGCTGCCGGTGCAGATGGTGCTGCGTACGCCGCAGGACTACCCGCAGCTGTACCGCACCCTGGAGGAGGTGAAGCAGAACGCCAGAAACAGCGGCCTGTTTATGGTGGTGGACAGCGATTTGGACTACAACAACCCGCTGGCGGAGGTGCGCATCGATCGCGCCAAGGCCAACAGTCTGGGGATACGCATGAGCGACATCGGTGAATCGTTGGCGGTGCTGGTGGGAGAGAACTACCTCAACCGCTTCGGCATGGACGGGCGCGCTTATGACGTCATCCCGCAAAGCCTGCGCGAACAACGGCTGACGCCGCAGGCGCTGGCGCGGCAATATGTCCGCACCCAGGACAATACGCTGGTGCCGCTCTCCACCGTGGTATCGGTGGCCGTTAAGGTCGAACCGAACAAGCTGACCCAGTTCAACCAGCAGAACGCCGCCACCCTGCAGGCCATTCCCGCGCCCGGCGTTTCGATGGGCGAAGCGGTGGCTTTCCTCGAACGGCAGGCCAATGCGCTGCCGGCCGAATTTAGCCACGACTGGCAGGGGGATTCGCGCCAATACACCCAAGAGGGCAGCGCGCTGGCGTTCGCATTCCTGGCGGCGTTGGTGATCATTTACCTGGTGCTGGCGGCGCAGTACGAGAGCCTGAAAGATCCGCTGATTATCCTCATCACCGTGCCGCTGTCGATCTGCGGCGCCTTGCTGCCGCTGGCGCTGGGCTACGCCACGATGAATATCTACACCCAGGTCGGGCTGGTGACCCTGATCGGGCTCATCAGCAAGCACGGCATTCTGATGGTGGAGTTCGCCAATGAGCTGCAGATGCATCAGGGGCTGACGCGGCGCGGCGCGATTTTGCAGGCGGCGCAAATTCGTCTGCGGCCGGTGCTGATGACCACTGGGGCGATGGTGTTCGGTTTGATCCCGCTGCTGTTCGCCAGCGGCGCCGGGGCTGCCAGCCGCTTCGGCCTGGGGCTGGTGATCGTCTCCGGCATGCTGGTGGGCACGCTGTTTACCCTGTTCGTGCTGCCGACGGTGTACACGCTGTTGGCGCGCGATCACGCGGTAGCCTCACCCCGTCAGCGTGAGTTGGCCGCCGCGCAAAAGGCGCTGACGGAATAA
- a CDS encoding DNA/RNA non-specific endonuclease yields MRFNNKMLALAALLFAAQASADTLESIDNCAVGCPTGGSSNVSIVRHAYTLNNNSTTKFANWVAYHITKDTPASGKTRNWKTDPALNPADTLAPADYTGANAALKVDRGHQAPLASLAGVSDWESLNYLSNITPQKSDLNQGAWARLEDQERKLIDRADISSVYTVTGPLYERDMGKLPGTQKAHTIPSAYWKVIFINNSPAVNHYAAFLFDQNTPKGADFCQFRVTVDEIEKRTGLIIWAGLPDDVQASLKSKPGVLPELMGCKN; encoded by the coding sequence ATGCGCTTTAACAACAAGATGTTGGCCCTGGCCGCCCTGCTGTTCGCCGCACAGGCGTCGGCCGACACGCTCGAATCTATCGACAACTGCGCGGTCGGCTGCCCGACCGGCGGCAGCAGCAACGTGTCTATCGTGCGTCATGCTTATACGTTGAACAACAACAGCACCACCAAGTTCGCCAACTGGGTGGCTTATCACATCACCAAAGACACACCGGCCAGCGGCAAGACGCGCAACTGGAAAACCGATCCGGCGCTCAACCCGGCGGACACGTTGGCGCCCGCCGATTACACTGGCGCCAACGCGGCGCTGAAGGTCGATCGCGGTCATCAGGCGCCGCTGGCCTCGCTGGCGGGCGTCTCCGACTGGGAATCGCTGAATTACCTGTCCAACATCACGCCGCAAAAGTCCGATCTTAACCAGGGCGCCTGGGCGCGGCTGGAAGATCAGGAACGCAAGCTGATCGATCGCGCCGATATCTCCTCGGTCTATACCGTGACCGGGCCGCTGTATGAACGCGATATGGGCAAACTGCCGGGCACCCAGAAAGCGCACACCATCCCCAGCGCCTACTGGAAGGTGATTTTCATCAACAACAGCCCGGCGGTGAACCACTATGCCGCTTTCCTGTTCGATCAAAACACGCCGAAGGGCGCCGATTTCTGCCAATTCCGCGTGACGGTGGACGAGATCGAGAAACGCACCGGCCTGATCATCTGGGCCGGTCTGCCGGACGACGTGCAGGCTTCGCTGAAGAGCAAACCCGGCGTCCTGCCGGAGTTGATGGGCTGCAAAAACTGA
- the wrbA gene encoding NAD(P)H:quinone oxidoreductase yields MTKLLVLYYSMYGHIERLAQAVAEGANRVDNVDVTIKRVPETMTPEAFAKAGGKQHQQAPVATPQELADYDGIIFGTPTRFGNMAGQMRTFLDQTGGLWASGALYGKVGSVFSSTGTGGGQEQTISSTWTTLAHHGFIIVPIGYATQELFDVSQVRGGTPYGATTIAGADGSRQPSNEELTIARYQGEHVAKITAKLKS; encoded by the coding sequence ATGACGAAACTGTTGGTGCTTTATTACTCAATGTACGGCCACATCGAACGCTTGGCGCAGGCGGTGGCCGAAGGGGCGAATCGGGTCGATAACGTGGACGTGACGATTAAACGCGTGCCGGAAACCATGACGCCGGAGGCCTTCGCCAAGGCCGGGGGCAAACAACATCAACAGGCGCCGGTCGCCACCCCGCAAGAGCTGGCGGACTATGACGGCATCATCTTCGGTACGCCGACCCGCTTCGGCAATATGGCCGGGCAAATGCGCACCTTCCTCGATCAGACCGGCGGCCTGTGGGCTTCCGGCGCGCTGTATGGCAAGGTAGGCAGCGTCTTCTCCTCCACCGGCACCGGCGGTGGCCAGGAACAGACCATCAGTTCGACCTGGACCACGCTGGCGCACCACGGTTTCATCATCGTGCCGATCGGCTATGCGACGCAGGAGCTGTTTGACGTTTCACAGGTGCGCGGCGGTACTCCGTATGGCGCCACCACCATCGCCGGCGCCGACGGCTCGCGGCAGCCGAGCAACGAAGAGCTGACCATTGCCCGTTATCAGGGCGAACACGTGGCCAAAATCACCGCCAAGCTGAAAAGTTAA
- a CDS encoding LysE family translocator: MTELIAVVTITLLAVISPGPDFAMVSRNSLLLSRRAGVLTACGIGAGVLVHVSYTLIGVGVLIQQSPWLFNLLKAIGAAYLIYLGVTLLRNAAHHDAAPSTAPAAISDFAALKTGFFTNALNPKTTIFIVSLFMQVVSPHTPLGVQIGYGLFIAAVHIFWFAAVALLFSAPGVNARFLRLRRGIDRTFGGLLIAFGALLAIAGIK; encoded by the coding sequence ATGACTGAACTCATCGCTGTCGTCACCATTACTTTACTCGCCGTGATAAGCCCGGGGCCGGACTTTGCCATGGTCTCACGCAATAGCCTGTTGCTTTCGCGCCGCGCCGGCGTCTTGACCGCCTGCGGCATTGGCGCCGGGGTGCTGGTCCATGTCAGCTATACGCTGATTGGCGTCGGCGTATTGATTCAACAGTCGCCCTGGTTGTTTAACCTGCTTAAAGCCATCGGCGCCGCCTACCTGATCTACCTCGGCGTTACGCTGCTGCGCAACGCGGCGCATCATGACGCAGCCCCCAGCACAGCGCCGGCCGCCATCAGCGATTTCGCCGCCTTGAAAACCGGTTTTTTCACCAACGCGTTAAACCCGAAAACCACTATCTTCATCGTCAGCCTGTTCATGCAGGTGGTTTCTCCGCACACCCCGCTCGGCGTGCAAATCGGCTATGGTCTTTTTATCGCCGCCGTCCATATCTTCTGGTTTGCCGCCGTCGCGCTGCTATTTTCCGCACCGGGCGTCAATGCGCGCTTTTTGCGTTTGCGCCGCGGCATCGACCGCACCTTTGGTGGGCTGCTGATCGCCTTTGGCGCCCTGCTGGCGATCGCCGGCATCAAGTAA
- a CDS encoding LysR family transcriptional regulator translates to MNSDNIGEKNSRKTGRPLPLGGLRCFEAAARLESFTQAAQGLNLTHGAVSRAVRALEEELGVALFERRHRRVLLTAAGRKLFQATQQAFGILDHTALELRQQALDAPLVLSCEPTLLMRWLIPRLPAFQQAHPDINLQLVAGGGPFSFHDGITAAIRRNDFDWGKQVHSLALFSEKVGPVCQPEALARMTIAKGSLRSLRPGTKLLHSATRPDAWRHWAQQQGMTLAGHSEQRFDHFYFSLQAAVAGLGIAIGPWLQVRDDLAAGLLSAPFGFTPDGSGYYLLSPQAIVPGSALARLAEWLTLTADA, encoded by the coding sequence ATGAATAGTGACAATATCGGTGAGAAAAACTCACGCAAAACCGGCAGGCCGTTGCCGTTGGGCGGGCTGCGCTGCTTCGAGGCCGCCGCGCGGCTGGAAAGTTTTACGCAGGCGGCGCAGGGGCTGAATTTGACGCATGGCGCCGTCAGCCGGGCGGTGCGGGCGCTGGAAGAGGAACTGGGCGTGGCGTTGTTTGAGCGCCGCCATCGGCGGGTACTGCTCACGGCGGCGGGCCGCAAGCTGTTTCAGGCGACGCAGCAGGCCTTCGGCATTCTGGATCATACCGCGCTGGAACTGCGTCAGCAGGCGCTCGACGCGCCGCTGGTCTTGTCCTGCGAACCGACCTTATTGATGCGTTGGCTGATCCCGCGCCTGCCGGCTTTTCAGCAGGCGCACCCGGATATCAACTTACAACTGGTGGCCGGTGGCGGGCCGTTTTCGTTCCATGACGGCATTACGGCGGCGATCAGGCGCAATGACTTCGATTGGGGAAAGCAGGTGCATAGCCTGGCGCTGTTCAGTGAAAAGGTTGGGCCGGTGTGCCAACCCGAGGCATTGGCAAGGATGACGATCGCCAAGGGCAGCCTGCGGAGTTTGCGGCCCGGCACTAAACTGCTGCATTCTGCCACCCGGCCGGATGCCTGGCGGCACTGGGCGCAGCAGCAGGGGATGACGTTGGCAGGGCATTCGGAGCAGCGCTTTGATCATTTCTATTTCAGCCTGCAGGCGGCGGTCGCCGGTCTTGGCATCGCGATCGGCCCGTGGTTGCAAGTGCGAGACGATCTGGCCGCCGGTTTGTTGAGCGCGCCGTTCGGTTTTACGCCCGACGGCAGCGGCTATTACCTGCTGTCGCCGCAGGCGATCGTGCCGGGCAGCGCGTTGGCCCGGCTGGCCGAGTGGCTAACGCTCACGGCAGACGCCTGA
- a CDS encoding helix-turn-helix domain-containing protein → MQKYRIRPLRLEKGWSQEQLATIAGLSTRTVQRIENGEQASLETLTAIAAALGVQVRDLNAQPQQTIEEAPDEQRLRRQVAAEGKLLSMAVRFAVIGVMLFAINWFTHPHYLWSLWAIGGMSLALVMRAVRTLLLRNVFSRWQEQRLAQKLRRLP, encoded by the coding sequence ATGCAAAAGTACCGCATCAGGCCGTTACGTCTGGAGAAAGGCTGGTCGCAGGAACAGTTGGCGACCATCGCCGGCCTCAGCACCCGCACCGTACAGCGGATTGAAAACGGCGAACAGGCCAGCCTGGAAACCTTGACCGCGATCGCCGCCGCGCTGGGCGTGCAGGTCCGCGATCTCAACGCACAGCCGCAACAGACAATAGAGGAGGCGCCTGACGAACAGCGCCTTCGTCGCCAGGTCGCGGCAGAAGGCAAACTGCTGAGCATGGCGGTGCGTTTCGCCGTGATTGGCGTGATGTTGTTCGCCATCAATTGGTTTACCCACCCGCACTATCTCTGGTCGCTGTGGGCGATCGGCGGCATGAGCCTCGCGCTGGTCATGCGGGCGGTGCGCACTCTGCTGCTGCGCAACGTCTTCAGCCGCTGGCAGGAACAGCGGCTGGCGCAAAAACTCAGGCGTCTGCCGTGA
- a CDS encoding helix-turn-helix domain-containing protein translates to MSNTAHNAKTDPPKVLQYLSSNLRGYRQQAGLSQMALAELSGVSRRMLAGIEAGDRNVSLAVLDKIAAALAISFTDLIQAPEARGSHLVGELAWQGAQPGSQALFAASVPARQRAELWEWTLMPGERYDSAPDAEGWSEMIYVIAGTLTLELEQGTLTLSAGAAQTFNSDQRYAYANHGDLPLRFIRNVAF, encoded by the coding sequence ATGAGCAATACGGCGCATAACGCGAAAACCGATCCCCCCAAAGTGCTGCAGTACCTGAGCAGCAATCTGCGCGGCTACCGCCAACAGGCGGGCCTGAGCCAGATGGCGCTGGCCGAGCTTTCCGGCGTCAGCCGCCGCATGCTGGCGGGCATCGAGGCCGGCGATCGCAACGTCAGCCTGGCGGTGCTCGACAAGATCGCCGCCGCCCTGGCGATTTCCTTTACCGATCTGATTCAGGCGCCGGAGGCTCGCGGCAGCCATCTGGTGGGCGAGTTGGCCTGGCAAGGCGCACAGCCGGGCAGCCAGGCGCTGTTCGCCGCCAGCGTGCCGGCGCGCCAACGGGCCGAGCTGTGGGAATGGACGCTGATGCCGGGTGAGCGCTATGACTCGGCGCCGGACGCCGAAGGCTGGAGTGAAATGATCTACGTGATTGCCGGCACCCTGACGTTGGAACTGGAACAAGGCACGCTGACGCTCAGCGCCGGCGCCGCGCAAACCTTCAACAGCGATCAACGTTACGCTTACGCCAACCACGGTGACCTCCCGCTGCGCTTTATCCGCAACGTCGCCTTCTGA
- a CDS encoding DMT family transporter, which produces MSAAKKSFISAVVPQIRLPEAVLIFITMIWGGTFLAVHHAMQVSGPFFFVGLRFATATLALTLFSLRVLRGLTLYELKAGVLIGLAIMFGYSMQTVGLQTISSSQSAFITAMYVPIVPLLQWLVLGRFPGIMSWIGILLAFTGLMLLAAPSSTDMTLSLGEMLTLAGTLGMAAEIILIGAFAGKVNIRRVTIVQLATASLASFLMMVPTGEPPPPYSDYLLYSAIGLGLASALIQLTMNWAQRSVSPTRATVIYAGEPVWAGIVGRLAGERLPGVALLGGALIVIGVVVSELRVRRKDKAAVATEAD; this is translated from the coding sequence GTGTCAGCAGCAAAAAAATCCTTTATTTCCGCCGTGGTTCCGCAGATCAGGCTGCCGGAAGCGGTGTTGATTTTCATCACGATGATCTGGGGCGGCACCTTTTTGGCGGTGCATCACGCGATGCAAGTCAGCGGGCCGTTCTTTTTTGTCGGCCTGCGTTTCGCCACCGCCACGCTGGCGTTGACGTTGTTTTCGCTGCGCGTGCTGCGCGGCCTGACCCTGTATGAACTGAAGGCGGGCGTCCTGATCGGGCTGGCGATCATGTTCGGCTACAGCATGCAAACCGTCGGTCTGCAGACGATTAGCAGCAGCCAATCGGCGTTCATCACCGCCATGTACGTGCCGATCGTGCCGCTGTTGCAATGGCTGGTGCTGGGGCGCTTCCCCGGCATCATGTCGTGGATCGGCATTCTGCTGGCCTTTACCGGCCTGATGCTGCTGGCGGCGCCGAGCAGCACCGACATGACGCTGAGCCTCGGCGAAATGCTGACGCTGGCCGGCACGCTGGGCATGGCGGCAGAGATCATCCTCATCGGCGCTTTCGCCGGCAAGGTGAATATCCGCCGCGTGACCATAGTACAGCTGGCGACCGCCTCGCTGGCCTCGTTTTTGATGATGGTGCCGACCGGCGAGCCGCCGCCGCCGTATTCGGATTACCTGCTGTACAGCGCCATAGGGCTGGGGCTGGCCAGCGCGTTGATTCAGCTGACCATGAACTGGGCGCAGCGCAGCGTTTCACCCACGCGCGCTACGGTGATCTACGCCGGTGAACCGGTCTGGGCGGGCATCGTCGGGCGGCTCGCCGGTGAGCGTTTACCGGGCGTGGCGTTATTGGGGGGCGCGTTGATCGTGATTGGGGTGGTGGTCAGCGAGCTGCGCGTGCGGCGCAAGGATAAAGCGGCGGTGGCGACGGAAGCGGATTAG